A stretch of the Neptunomonas phycophila genome encodes the following:
- a CDS encoding microcin C ABC transporter permease YejB, which translates to MTAYILRRLILIIPTLIGILTINFIIIQAAPGGPVEQTLAHMEGMANSAIPGSSASGDMASGGESGYRAGRGLDERLVKEIEALYGFDKPAWERYFHMLGNYLTFDFGKSFYSDKPVTDLIIEKLPVSLSLGLWTTLITYLISVPLGIRKAVKDGTPFDVWSSSVIIIGYAIPNFLFAILLIVLFAGGSYLDWFPLRGLTSPNFDELTFGGKIADYFWHISLPVLASVVGSFATLTMLTKNSFLDEINKQYVLTARAKGLSEDKVLYGHVFRNAMLLIIAGMPAALIGIFFTGSMLIEVIFSLDGLGLLGYEAVINRDYPVIFGTLYIFTLIGLIMKLISDLTYVAVDPRIDFESRES; encoded by the coding sequence ATGACAGCCTATATTTTACGGCGCTTGATCCTCATTATTCCAACGTTGATAGGCATACTGACGATCAATTTCATCATCATACAGGCCGCCCCCGGAGGCCCGGTAGAACAAACGCTCGCCCATATGGAAGGGATGGCTAATTCCGCCATTCCCGGCAGCTCTGCTTCTGGCGATATGGCTTCTGGCGGTGAAAGTGGCTACCGCGCCGGACGAGGACTTGATGAGAGACTTGTCAAAGAGATCGAAGCACTATACGGCTTTGACAAACCCGCGTGGGAACGTTACTTCCATATGCTGGGCAATTACCTCACTTTTGATTTTGGTAAAAGCTTCTATAGTGACAAACCCGTCACCGATTTAATAATCGAGAAACTGCCTGTATCGCTTTCGTTAGGCTTATGGACCACGCTTATCACCTATTTGATTTCTGTTCCGCTTGGTATACGCAAAGCGGTCAAAGATGGTACGCCATTTGATGTCTGGAGCAGCAGTGTCATTATTATCGGCTACGCAATCCCCAATTTTCTTTTCGCTATTCTGCTTATCGTACTATTCGCTGGTGGCAGTTATTTAGACTGGTTTCCGCTGCGAGGCTTAACATCCCCCAACTTTGATGAGTTAACATTTGGGGGCAAAATAGCAGACTACTTTTGGCATATATCATTACCTGTTTTAGCTTCAGTTGTTGGCAGTTTTGCGACGCTAACCATGTTGACTAAAAACTCTTTTTTAGACGAAATTAACAAGCAATACGTCCTAACGGCACGAGCCAAAGGTTTATCAGAAGATAAAGTACTTTATGGGCATGTCTTTAGGAATGCCATGCTGCTTATTATTGCTGGGATGCCTGCCGCTTTGATTGGCATATTTTTTACCGGCTCTATGCTGATAGAAGTTATTTTTTCGCTTGATGGCCTAGGGTTGTTAGGCTACGAAGCCGTCATCAATCGTGACTACCCCGTCATTTTTGGCACCTTATATATTTTTACGCTGATAGGTCTAATCATGAAGTTAATAAGTGACCTGACTTATGTTGCCGTGGATCCACGTATTGATTTTGAAAGTCGGGAGTCATAA
- a CDS encoding ABC transporter permease, whose amino-acid sequence MSPINQRRLANFKANKRGYWSLWIFLALFIFALGAELVANDKPLLLKYKDELYVPVLYDYYETQFGGDFESPADYKDPYIQDLITQEGQGWIVWPLIRYNYRTINYDLSVPAPSPPTSENWLGTDDQGRDVLARVIYGFRISVLFALVLTIVSSAIGVIAGAVQGYYGGKVDLFFQRFIEIWSGLPVLFLLIILASLVEPNFWWLLGIMLLFSWMNLVDIVRAEFLRGRNLEYVRAARALGASNSTIMFKHILPNAMVATLTFMPFIFNSGIVTLTALDFLGFGLPPGSASLGELIAQGKDNLQAPWLGITAFVVLSIMLTLLIFIGEAVRDAFDPRKTLS is encoded by the coding sequence ATGAGCCCGATCAACCAACGTCGTTTAGCCAATTTCAAGGCCAATAAACGGGGCTACTGGTCACTGTGGATCTTTCTCGCGCTGTTTATATTTGCGTTGGGTGCAGAACTTGTGGCCAACGATAAACCGCTTCTACTGAAATACAAAGACGAGCTTTATGTCCCTGTCTTGTACGATTATTATGAAACTCAGTTCGGTGGAGACTTCGAATCTCCGGCCGATTACAAAGACCCCTACATTCAAGACCTAATCACACAAGAAGGCCAGGGATGGATAGTCTGGCCATTGATCCGCTATAACTATCGAACCATTAATTATGACCTTAGCGTCCCTGCTCCCTCACCTCCAACCAGCGAAAACTGGCTAGGTACAGATGATCAAGGCCGCGATGTGCTTGCTCGGGTGATATATGGGTTTCGGATATCAGTACTTTTCGCACTGGTTCTAACCATAGTCAGCTCTGCCATTGGCGTAATAGCGGGTGCTGTTCAGGGCTATTATGGTGGTAAGGTTGATCTATTCTTTCAGCGTTTTATCGAAATCTGGTCTGGCTTACCGGTACTTTTCCTCTTAATAATTTTAGCCAGTTTGGTCGAACCTAACTTTTGGTGGCTACTGGGCATTATGCTGCTTTTTTCGTGGATGAATTTAGTTGATATTGTGCGTGCAGAGTTTTTACGTGGCCGAAACTTAGAGTACGTGAGAGCCGCAAGAGCGTTAGGAGCGTCCAATTCGACCATTATGTTCAAGCATATTTTACCTAACGCCATGGTTGCTACATTAACTTTCATGCCATTTATTTTTAATAGCGGCATCGTGACATTAACCGCACTGGACTTCCTAGGCTTTGGACTACCTCCTGGCTCAGCGTCATTGGGTGAGCTAATCGCTCAAGGTAAAGATAACTTACAAGCTCCTTGGCTTGGCATAACCGCCTTTGTGGTTTTATCGATCATGCTCACTCTGCTTATATTTATCGGCGAAGCCGTCCGAGACGCGTTTGATCCAAGGAAGACCCTATCATGA
- a CDS encoding ABC transporter ATP-binding protein, whose amino-acid sequence MTQITDNQRPLVEVEDLSVRFTQGEKTVDAVQSVSFTIEPGKTTALVGESGSGKSVTALSIMRLLAYPKASHPSGRIRFNGIDILSATESTLRQLRGGKVSYIFQEPMTSLNPLHRIEKQIGESITLHKPLNATQVRERIIELLSLVGIRDPESRLKSYPHELSGGQRQRVMIAMALANEPELLIADEPTTALDVTVQKQILELLKELQEKLGMAILLITHDLNIVKHYAHNVCVMYQGKVVETGPVDGVFSSPKNTYTQTLLNADPKGAPAPVDEDAPTVLETTNLRVWFPIKTGFFGRTNSYIKAVNDVSLHVRKGETLGIVGESGSGKTTLGMALLRLISSKGSIKFHQRPIDCLNQKQIKPMRRHLQVVFQDPYGSLSPRMTVGECIAEGLDIHGICSPQERESKIANALSEVGLDYDVHCRYPHEFSGGQRQRIAIARALILKPEIIILDEPTSALDRTVQVQIVDLLRSLQAKYDLSYIFISHDLTVVRAMSHQVMVMQQGKVIEQGSAHNIFTQPQQAYTQQLLAAALT is encoded by the coding sequence ATGACTCAGATAACTGACAACCAACGACCTCTAGTGGAAGTCGAAGACCTGAGCGTTCGCTTTACTCAGGGCGAGAAAACCGTAGATGCAGTCCAGTCTGTTAGTTTTACGATAGAGCCCGGAAAAACAACCGCGTTAGTTGGAGAATCTGGTTCAGGAAAGTCTGTTACCGCTTTATCGATCATGAGACTTCTTGCCTACCCCAAAGCATCCCACCCTTCTGGACGTATTCGGTTTAACGGCATTGATATTTTAAGCGCTACGGAATCTACGTTGCGCCAACTTCGCGGTGGCAAAGTTAGCTATATCTTTCAGGAGCCGATGACCTCGCTGAATCCGTTACATCGAATAGAAAAGCAGATTGGCGAAAGCATCACTCTTCATAAACCTCTCAATGCCACACAGGTTAGAGAGCGTATTATTGAACTACTGTCACTGGTTGGCATTCGTGACCCAGAATCGCGACTAAAAAGCTATCCTCATGAGTTATCTGGCGGTCAACGCCAGCGCGTCATGATCGCGATGGCGCTAGCCAATGAACCCGAACTACTTATCGCAGACGAGCCAACCACAGCACTAGACGTCACCGTGCAAAAGCAAATTCTTGAGCTACTAAAAGAGCTACAAGAAAAGCTGGGTATGGCAATTTTGCTAATCACACACGATCTCAACATAGTGAAGCATTACGCTCACAACGTGTGCGTGATGTATCAGGGAAAAGTGGTTGAAACAGGCCCTGTTGACGGCGTGTTTTCTTCCCCCAAAAACACATACACCCAAACATTACTCAATGCTGATCCCAAAGGTGCTCCTGCGCCAGTCGATGAAGATGCTCCCACAGTATTAGAAACGACCAATCTACGGGTATGGTTTCCAATTAAAACCGGCTTTTTTGGGCGTACAAATAGTTACATTAAAGCAGTTAATGACGTATCACTGCACGTCCGCAAAGGTGAGACATTAGGTATTGTCGGCGAGTCAGGCTCGGGGAAAACAACCTTAGGGATGGCTCTACTTAGACTCATCAGCAGCAAAGGATCTATTAAGTTTCACCAACGCCCTATTGACTGCTTAAATCAAAAACAGATTAAGCCTATGCGTCGACACCTACAAGTCGTGTTCCAAGATCCGTACGGAAGCCTTAGCCCACGCATGACAGTAGGTGAGTGTATTGCAGAGGGGTTAGATATCCACGGCATCTGCTCGCCTCAAGAACGTGAATCAAAGATTGCTAACGCTTTATCGGAAGTGGGGCTAGATTATGATGTCCACTGCCGATATCCCCATGAGTTTTCTGGCGGTCAACGCCAACGTATAGCCATAGCTCGCGCGTTAATTCTCAAGCCTGAAATCATTATTCTGGATGAACCCACGTCAGCTTTAGACCGTACCGTGCAAGTTCAAATTGTGGACCTACTTCGCTCTTTACAAGCTAAATACGACCTCAGCTATATCTTTATTAGCCACGACCTTACTGTTGTACGTGCCATGAGCCATCAAGTTATGGTCATGCAGCAAGGCAAAGTTATTGAACAAGGAAGTGCCCATAACATCTTCACGCAACCACAACAGGCCTACACCCAACAACTGTTAGCCGCCGCACTCACTTAA
- a CDS encoding ABC transporter permease codes for MTTTTSSPSMAGNEPQAPKATKKKLPAEVSIFLVLVGISVLFEVLGWFLVGQSFLANMSRLQIIILQVSVIGIIAVGVTQVIITGGIDLSSGSVVAMSAMIAATFAQSSDWPKIIHPSLVDLPFIVPIVVGLLIGALAGFINGWLITKTKIPPFIATLGMMVSARGVARWYTDGSPVSGFTDSFAMLGNGLDRWMPVVVFLFVAAFFHVVMRYTRFGKFTYAIGANPQAARVSGINIDAHLIKVYMIAGLLAGLAAMVAIARIKTAQAGMGLMYELDAIAAAVIGGVSLSGGRGRITGTVIGALILGVMLSGFTFLRIDAYYQDIIKGAIIVAAVVVDMHRQNKRKKTT; via the coding sequence ATGACTACAACAACAAGCAGCCCTTCGATGGCAGGTAACGAGCCGCAGGCACCAAAAGCAACAAAAAAGAAGTTGCCCGCAGAGGTTAGTATCTTTTTGGTTTTGGTGGGTATTTCTGTTCTGTTTGAAGTGCTAGGTTGGTTTTTGGTTGGGCAAAGCTTTTTGGCCAACATGAGCCGTTTACAAATTATTATTCTACAGGTGTCGGTGATCGGGATCATCGCAGTTGGTGTAACACAAGTCATTATCACTGGGGGTATCGATCTATCATCGGGCTCTGTGGTAGCCATGTCGGCGATGATTGCCGCTACTTTCGCTCAAAGTAGTGACTGGCCAAAGATCATTCATCCATCCTTGGTGGACTTGCCGTTTATTGTTCCTATTGTGGTAGGTTTGCTGATCGGTGCGCTTGCAGGCTTTATTAATGGTTGGTTGATCACGAAAACGAAGATTCCACCCTTTATTGCAACCTTGGGTATGATGGTATCGGCACGTGGTGTAGCGCGTTGGTACACAGATGGCAGCCCTGTATCTGGCTTTACCGATAGTTTCGCAATGTTAGGTAATGGTTTAGATCGCTGGATGCCTGTTGTTGTTTTCCTTTTTGTAGCCGCTTTTTTTCATGTTGTTATGCGTTACACCCGCTTTGGTAAGTTTACGTATGCGATTGGCGCTAACCCACAGGCTGCTCGTGTTTCGGGTATTAATATCGATGCGCATCTAATTAAAGTTTATATGATAGCAGGTTTACTCGCAGGCTTAGCGGCGATGGTTGCCATTGCTCGTATCAAAACCGCACAGGCCGGTATGGGGCTAATGTATGAATTGGATGCGATTGCCGCCGCTGTTATCGGTGGGGTCTCATTGTCAGGTGGACGTGGACGCATTACCGGTACAGTGATTGGAGCCTTGATATTAGGGGTTATGTTATCTGGTTTCACGTTCTTACGTATTGATGCTTACTATCAAGATATCATTAAAGGTGCAATTATCGTGGCTGCGGTTGTAGTTGATATGCATCGTCAAAACAAACGTAAGAAAACAACTTGA
- a CDS encoding sugar ABC transporter ATP-binding protein gives MTSASVVGLVSESSAIPASSQSEYVLEVVNVRKEFPGVVALDDVQLKVRPGTVHALMGENGAGKSTLMKIIAGIYQPDQGEVRLHGKPLKLETPLMAQEAGIAMIHQELLLMNQMTVAENIWIRREPKNSFGLVDHDEMNRMTLELFERLNIQIDPEVEIGELTVANRQMVEIAKAVSFNSDVLIMDEPTSAITETEVAHLFEIIRGLRERGIGIVYITHKMNELFEIADEFSVFRDGQYIATHLSTDVTRDDIIRMMVGRDVTQMFPKEEVEIGDVVLSVKDLTLDGVFSDISFDVRAGEILGFAGLVGSGRSNVAEALFGVTPADRGSISILGEEVKIANPHDAILQGMAFLTEDRKETGCFLPLDIQENVQSAVLHENFVNGGFVSEAELAVKSEEMCKKLRVKTPNMEETIENLSGGNQQKVLIARWLLTHPRILILDEPTRGIDVGAKAEIHTLITQLAHKGVAVIMISSELPEVLGMSDRVLVMHDGRITGIVDREQADQVTIMNLAAQ, from the coding sequence ATGACTAGCGCATCAGTAGTGGGATTGGTGTCTGAAAGCAGCGCAATTCCTGCATCATCACAGTCTGAATATGTTCTAGAAGTGGTTAATGTCCGAAAAGAGTTTCCGGGTGTTGTAGCTTTAGATGATGTTCAGCTGAAAGTTCGTCCAGGCACAGTGCATGCTCTGATGGGTGAAAATGGTGCCGGTAAGTCTACCTTGATGAAAATTATTGCCGGCATTTATCAGCCAGATCAAGGTGAAGTGCGCTTGCATGGTAAGCCACTTAAATTAGAAACCCCGTTAATGGCGCAAGAAGCAGGGATAGCCATGATTCATCAAGAACTTCTTCTTATGAATCAAATGACAGTAGCAGAAAATATATGGATACGTCGTGAGCCAAAAAATTCGTTTGGTTTAGTGGACCACGATGAAATGAACCGCATGACACTTGAGTTGTTTGAGCGGTTGAATATCCAGATTGATCCTGAAGTTGAAATTGGTGAGCTGACAGTTGCAAACCGCCAAATGGTCGAAATTGCAAAAGCAGTGTCTTTTAATTCGGATGTACTCATTATGGACGAGCCGACATCTGCAATTACTGAAACTGAGGTCGCCCATCTTTTTGAGATTATTCGGGGTCTTCGTGAGCGTGGAATAGGGATCGTTTATATCACACACAAAATGAATGAGCTGTTCGAGATTGCTGATGAGTTTTCAGTTTTTCGTGATGGGCAATATATAGCGACTCATTTATCAACTGATGTAACACGTGACGATATTATCAGAATGATGGTAGGTCGAGATGTGACTCAGATGTTTCCTAAAGAAGAAGTCGAAATAGGAGATGTTGTTTTATCCGTAAAAGACTTAACACTAGACGGTGTGTTTTCTGATATTTCGTTTGATGTCCGCGCGGGAGAAATCCTAGGCTTTGCAGGCCTTGTTGGCTCGGGGCGCTCAAACGTGGCAGAGGCGCTTTTTGGTGTTACGCCAGCGGATAGGGGAAGCATTTCCATTTTGGGTGAGGAGGTGAAAATTGCTAATCCTCACGATGCCATTTTGCAAGGAATGGCTTTTCTTACTGAGGACCGCAAAGAAACGGGGTGTTTTCTTCCTTTGGATATACAAGAGAATGTCCAATCAGCCGTGCTCCATGAAAATTTCGTTAACGGTGGTTTTGTTTCCGAAGCGGAGTTGGCTGTTAAAAGTGAGGAAATGTGCAAAAAATTGCGCGTTAAAACACCGAACATGGAAGAGACTATTGAAAACCTTTCTGGTGGTAACCAGCAAAAAGTACTGATTGCGCGCTGGTTGCTGACTCACCCTCGCATACTGATTTTAGATGAGCCTACCCGCGGTATTGATGTGGGTGCTAAAGCTGAAATCCATACACTTATTACACAGTTAGCCCATAAAGGGGTAGCCGTAATCATGATCTCATCTGAGCTGCCCGAAGTGCTAGGGATGAGTGACCGGGTGCTTGTTATGCATGATGGACGCATAACAGGCATTGTCGATAGGGAACAGGCTGATCAGGTAACTATTATGAACCTGGCTGCTCAATAA
- a CDS encoding sugar ABC transporter substrate-binding protein encodes MKKLALTALATAIISTSVSAADLKVGVSMALFDDNFLTALRNGIEDAAEKQNVDVQIEDGKNEVGTQLNQIQNFIASGVDAIIVNPVDTDATVSMSSDAEAAGIPLIYVNRQPINIDMLPDNQAFVASNEVDSGTFQTQEVCRLLGGKGKVVVMMGELSNQAALQRTKDIHDVIETEECSGMEIVAEQTAEWSRVEGNDLMTNWLSAGLEFDAVISNNDEMAIGAIQALKASGRSMDSVVVAGIDATPDALAAMKAGDLDVTVYQSAVGQGSGALEAAVKLAQGEDVDQKVWVPFELVTPANLEEYLNK; translated from the coding sequence ATGAAAAAACTAGCTCTTACTGCATTAGCTACGGCAATTATCTCTACTTCTGTGTCAGCGGCTGATTTAAAAGTCGGTGTTTCAATGGCATTGTTTGATGATAATTTTTTAACCGCTCTTCGTAACGGCATTGAAGATGCAGCTGAAAAGCAGAACGTTGATGTTCAGATCGAAGATGGCAAAAACGAAGTCGGCACTCAGCTTAACCAGATTCAAAATTTTATCGCTTCTGGCGTTGACGCCATCATTGTGAACCCCGTTGATACAGACGCTACGGTTTCTATGAGTAGTGACGCAGAGGCCGCTGGTATTCCTTTAATTTATGTAAACCGCCAACCTATCAATATCGATATGCTGCCGGATAACCAAGCATTTGTTGCGTCAAACGAAGTTGACTCAGGCACTTTCCAAACCCAAGAGGTCTGTCGCTTGCTAGGCGGTAAGGGCAAGGTTGTCGTGATGATGGGCGAGCTATCTAACCAAGCAGCTTTGCAACGTACAAAAGATATCCATGATGTGATTGAAACTGAAGAATGTTCCGGCATGGAAATTGTTGCAGAGCAAACAGCTGAGTGGTCTCGTGTAGAAGGTAATGATTTGATGACCAACTGGTTATCAGCGGGCCTTGAGTTTGATGCAGTAATTTCCAATAACGACGAAATGGCAATTGGTGCGATTCAGGCACTTAAAGCATCCGGTCGCTCTATGGATAGCGTTGTTGTTGCGGGTATTGATGCAACACCTGACGCTCTAGCTGCTATGAAAGCCGGTGACTTAGATGTAACGGTTTATCAAAGTGCTGTCGGTCAAGGTTCTGGTGCTTTAGAGGCGGCTGTTAAGCTTGCTCAAGGTGAAGATGTTGATCAGAAAGTTTGGGTTCCATTTGAGCTAGTCACACCAGCTAATCTTGAAGAGTACCTCAACAAGTAA
- a CDS encoding TIM barrel protein → MSIVSPRYGLNHMVCPSLTIQQLIETAHQLGVETVEFRNDIGTNSLTNFATAKAAGEQAKSLGITVLSINALYPFNIWNSDRAAQAVEMAKVAQACDAVGLVMCPLNDGSYTQATPQRFDMLKEALLAITPILEDHNLIGFIEPLGFPISSLRTKREAVEAIEAIGQSSRFKLVHDTFHHRGAGEDDYFPDHTGLVHISGLEDQDVSFDDMLDSHRLLVGPKDRLGNVEQLQQLHKTGFNGPVSFEPFSEQVWGLNDPATAVLDSIRYLNGALNR, encoded by the coding sequence ATGTCTATAGTGTCTCCACGCTACGGCTTAAACCATATGGTTTGCCCGTCATTAACTATTCAACAACTTATTGAAACCGCACATCAATTAGGAGTAGAAACCGTCGAGTTTCGTAACGATATCGGCACCAATAGCCTAACTAACTTCGCCACTGCTAAAGCAGCTGGAGAGCAAGCAAAATCACTCGGAATTACCGTTCTCAGCATTAACGCTCTGTACCCTTTTAACATCTGGAATTCTGATCGGGCTGCCCAAGCAGTAGAAATGGCCAAGGTTGCACAAGCCTGTGACGCTGTTGGCCTGGTCATGTGTCCCTTAAATGACGGATCTTACACACAAGCAACGCCGCAACGTTTTGACATGTTGAAAGAGGCGCTACTAGCCATCACGCCAATTTTAGAAGACCACAACCTGATAGGTTTTATTGAACCGCTTGGCTTCCCCATTTCATCTTTGCGCACAAAACGCGAGGCCGTTGAGGCCATAGAAGCTATAGGCCAAAGCAGTCGCTTTAAGCTAGTGCATGACACTTTCCATCATCGAGGAGCTGGCGAGGATGACTATTTCCCTGACCATACAGGGCTGGTTCATATCTCGGGGCTTGAAGATCAAGACGTTTCTTTTGATGACATGCTAGACAGCCATAGATTACTAGTAGGCCCTAAAGACCGTCTTGGAAATGTTGAGCAGTTACAACAACTCCATAAAACTGGCTTTAACGGTCCAGTCTCTTTCGAGCCTTTTTCTGAACAGGTTTGGGGGCTGAATGACCCTGCCACCGCTGTCCTCGATAGCATTCGCTACCTAAACGGCGCTCTCAACAGATAA
- a CDS encoding sugar phosphate isomerase/epimerase family protein yields MQIALDPYMHRHLSLSELCKATKEMGYDHIELSPRADFLQWWTRPRVYPERLNAFKKALKDHELTVSTLQPMYRWSSPFEDERKMAIDNWKRTIEIAVELDSPLLISEFGRGGSPERSLNDTLGIHSAEACEHAFWRSMDELVPILEREGLVLSIEPHPEDWVETMEPAIDIIRTINSTSVKASYIAPHTFYYGDDLAETIRMTQGELVHARVADTFNHKASSQLRYIVNPPGSTARVHQHLDMGEGEINWDTFFKTLSEIGFDGVLSSCVFAWEERAEDSSRFMRDEIQTYVDKYWK; encoded by the coding sequence ATGCAAATCGCACTTGACCCTTATATGCATCGTCACTTATCACTCAGTGAGTTATGCAAAGCCACAAAAGAGATGGGATACGATCATATAGAACTATCGCCCCGAGCTGATTTTCTACAATGGTGGACCCGTCCACGCGTTTACCCTGAGCGCTTAAACGCTTTTAAAAAAGCATTGAAAGATCATGAATTAACGGTTTCAACATTGCAGCCTATGTATCGCTGGTCAAGCCCATTTGAAGACGAGCGTAAAATGGCAATAGACAATTGGAAACGAACGATCGAAATAGCGGTAGAGCTAGACTCCCCTTTGCTAATTTCCGAGTTTGGCCGCGGCGGCTCTCCTGAGCGATCACTAAACGATACTCTTGGCATTCATAGCGCTGAAGCGTGTGAACATGCCTTTTGGCGCTCAATGGATGAGCTAGTACCTATCCTGGAGCGCGAAGGTCTGGTTTTAAGCATAGAGCCTCACCCTGAAGACTGGGTTGAGACAATGGAACCAGCCATAGATATTATCCGCACAATCAACTCCACCTCGGTTAAAGCCTCGTATATTGCGCCGCATACTTTTTACTATGGTGATGACTTAGCAGAGACCATTCGTATGACCCAAGGTGAGCTAGTTCATGCTCGCGTTGCGGATACATTCAACCACAAAGCTTCGTCCCAACTTAGATATATTGTTAACCCACCAGGATCGACAGCGCGCGTCCATCAACACTTAGATATGGGTGAAGGCGAAATTAATTGGGATACCTTTTTTAAAACTCTCAGCGAAATTGGCTTTGATGGCGTGTTATCCAGCTGTGTTTTTGCCTGGGAAGAACGCGCAGAAGACTCATCACGCTTCATGCGAGACGAAATACAAACCTACGTAGATAAATACTGGAAATAA
- a CDS encoding Gfo/Idh/MocA family oxidoreductase yields MTINIGVIGTGAIGADHARRISKTLIGGKIVAVNDVNISQAQSLVDELGLSATIHNSGHDLIHDDGVDAVLVTSWGPTHEDFVVAAINAGKYVFCEKPLATSAQGCRNIIEAEMQAQKRLVQVGFMRPYDSGYLQLKNAIDSGLIGEPLIVHCAHRNPSVPDTYHTPMAIHDTLIHELDVLRWLLNDEFVSAQVVFPRKTKYAHSALADPQIVLLETKKGVRIDVEVFVNCQYGYDIQCSVVGEEGIANLPEPQSLLLRKEAKLSNDILMDWKDRFIAAYDVELQAFINGIANDKLTGPSAWDGMAASVASDACVKAQQSQQIEPITMPEQPAFYR; encoded by the coding sequence ATGACAATTAATATTGGTGTTATCGGCACAGGTGCCATTGGTGCTGACCATGCCCGGCGCATTTCCAAAACGCTGATCGGCGGCAAAATAGTAGCGGTTAATGATGTAAATATTAGCCAAGCTCAAAGTCTTGTTGATGAACTGGGCTTGAGCGCTACCATTCACAATAGCGGCCATGATTTAATCCATGATGACGGCGTCGATGCAGTATTAGTTACCTCATGGGGCCCCACACACGAAGATTTTGTTGTGGCCGCTATAAACGCCGGTAAATATGTGTTTTGTGAGAAACCGCTTGCCACCAGCGCACAGGGTTGTCGAAATATAATTGAGGCCGAAATGCAGGCTCAAAAACGCCTTGTGCAAGTTGGGTTTATGCGCCCTTATGATTCGGGTTACTTACAGCTAAAAAATGCGATCGACTCAGGCCTAATTGGCGAACCATTAATAGTTCATTGCGCACATCGCAACCCAAGCGTACCGGACACTTACCACACCCCAATGGCTATTCATGACACGCTGATCCATGAATTAGATGTACTTCGCTGGTTATTAAATGACGAGTTTGTCTCAGCCCAAGTTGTATTCCCTCGCAAGACCAAATACGCGCACAGCGCACTGGCTGACCCGCAGATCGTCTTATTAGAAACTAAAAAAGGCGTCCGAATCGATGTCGAAGTATTTGTAAACTGCCAATATGGATACGACATTCAATGCTCTGTAGTGGGCGAAGAAGGCATCGCAAACTTGCCTGAGCCACAAAGCCTGTTACTGCGCAAAGAGGCCAAACTCTCTAATGATATTTTAATGGACTGGAAGGATCGCTTCATAGCGGCCTATGATGTAGAGCTACAAGCGTTCATTAACGGCATCGCTAATGACAAACTGACCGGGCCATCCGCTTGGGATGGAATGGCAGCCTCTGTCGCCAGCGATGCGTGCGTCAAAGCACAGCAAAGCCAACAAATAGAACCGATAACCATGCCTGAACAACCGGCGTTCTACCGTTGA